One part of the Arabidopsis thaliana chromosome 1 sequence genome encodes these proteins:
- a CDS encoding nucleic acid/nucleotide binding protein (nucleotide binding;nucleic acid binding; FUNCTIONS IN: nucleotide binding, nucleic acid binding; INVOLVED IN: biological_process unknown; LOCATED IN: cellular_component unknown; EXPRESSED IN: flower, cultured cell; EXPRESSED DURING: petal differentiation and expansion stage; CONTAINS InterPro DOMAIN/s: RNA recognition motif, RNP-1 (InterPro:IPR000504), Nucleotide-binding, alpha-beta plait (InterPro:IPR012677), VQ (InterPro:IPR008889); BEST Arabidopsis thaliana protein match is: VQ motif-containing protein (TAIR:AT1G21326.1); Has 30201 Blast hits to 17322 proteins in 780 species: Archae - 12; Bacteria - 1396; Metazoa - 17338; Fungi - 3422; Plants - 5037; Viruses - 0; Other Eukaryotes - 2996 (source: NCBI BLink).) has translation MDNRSPRSRGNMGPKPTPLKVRGDSHKIIKKPPLAPPHPQPQPPQTHQQEPSQSRPPPGPVNIYTVTPRIIHTHPNNFMTLVQRLTGQTSTSTTSSSSSSSTSEPKDTSTMVDTSHGLISPAARFAVTEKANISNELGTFVGGEGTMDQYYHHHHQEQPHQNRGFERPSFHHAGILSPGPYSLPSVSPDFFSTIGPTDPQEGTPYLIPSGDMHSYLSQDEDRGIPHSVKDTRSIGSAYDRYLQSMQTFFVPSEEAGPFNGVGMVRQGGSNMMPGPSMGELMAGCGGSLPSDFRPNGRDMGFGQLDSVGRPGREPHPLPPDVSNTLYVEGLPSNCSRREVSHIFRPFVGYREVRLVTQDSKHRSGDPTVLCFVDFENSACAATALSALQDYRMDEDEPDSKILRLQFFRNPGPRPGQRGGRR, from the exons ATGGATAATAGATCGCCAAGATCAAGAGGAAACATGGGTCCGAAACCAACACCACTGAAAGTCCGTGGAGATTCGCACAAGATTATCAAGAAGCCACCACTAGCGCCGCCACACCCGCAACCACAACCACCACAAACCCATCAGCAAGAACCGTCGCAATCTCGGCCCCCACCTGGTCCCGTGAACATATACACAGTAACTCCCAGAATTATCCATACACACCCTAATAACTTCATGACATTGGTCCAACGTCTCACAGGTCAAACCTCTACCTCCACAacatcatcctcctcctcttcatcCACGTCGGAACCAAAAGACACGTCAACAATGGTTGATACATCTCATGGGTTGATATCTCCGGCGGCTCGGTTTGCTGTTACAGAGAAGGCTAATATCTCAAACGAACTAGGGACATTTGTTGGAGGCGAAGGGACTATGGATCaatattatcatcatcatcatcaagaacaacCACATCAAAATCGAGGGTTCGAGCGGCCAAGTTTTCACCATGCTGGGATTTTATCGCCGGGACCTTATTCTCTGCCGTCGGTATCACCGGACTTCTTTTCCACTATTGGACCAACCGATCCACAAG aAGGTACACCATATTTGATTCCTTCAGGTGATATGCACAGTTATTTATCACAGGATGAGGATCGAGGTATCCCCCATTCAGTAAAGGATACTAGAAGTATTGGATCAGCTTATGACCGCTACCTGCAGAGTATG CAAACGTTTTTTGTGCCATCTGAAGAAGCTGGTCCATTTAATGGTGTTGGCATGGTACGACAAGGAGGTTCCAACATGATGCCTGGTCCGTCCATGGGTGAGCTCATGGCTGGGTGTGGTGGGAGTTTGCCTTCAGATTTCAGGCCAAATGGTCGGGATATGGGTTTTGGTCAGCTGGATTCAGTTGGTAGGCCAGGCCGGGAACCACATCCTCTACCTCCAGATGTATCCAACACTCTGTATGTTGAAGGACTTCCTTCTAATTGCTCAAGAAGGGAAGTATCCC ATATATTTCGGCCTTTTGTGGGATATAGAGAAGTAAGACTTGTGACCCAAGATTCAAAACAC AGGAGTGGAGATCCTACTGTTCtgtgttttgttgattttgaaaacTCTGCCTGTGCAGCAACTGCTCTGAGCGCTTTGCAAG ACTATCGAATGGATGAAGACGAACCCGATTCCAAGATTTTGCGGCTCCAATTTTTCAGAAACCCAGGTCCAAGACCAGGACAGCGTGGAGGAAGAAGGTGA
- a CDS encoding VQ motif-containing protein (VQ motif-containing protein; CONTAINS InterPro DOMAIN/s: VQ (InterPro:IPR008889); BEST Arabidopsis thaliana protein match is: nucleotide binding;nucleic acid binding (TAIR:AT1G21320.1); Has 294 Blast hits to 294 proteins in 63 species: Archae - 0; Bacteria - 0; Metazoa - 108; Fungi - 21; Plants - 144; Viruses - 0; Other Eukaryotes - 21 (source: NCBI BLink).): protein MDNRSPRSRGILGPRPIPLKVRGDSHKIIKKPPLAPPHPQPQPPQTHQQEPSQSRPPPGPVIIYTVSPRIIHTHPNNFMTLVQRLTGKTSTSTTSSSYSSSTSAPKDASTMVDTSHGLISPAARFAVTEKANISNELGTFVGGEGTMDQYYHYHHHHHHQEQQHQNQGFERPSFHHAGILSPGPNSLPSVSPDFFSTIGPTDPQGFSSFFNDFNSILQSSPSKIQSPSSMDLFNNFFDS, encoded by the coding sequence ATGGATAATAGATCGCCAAGATCAAGAGGAATCTTGGGTCCGAGACCAATACCATTGAAAGTCCGTGGAGATTCGCACAAGATCATCAAGAAGCCACCACTAGCGCCGCCACACCCGCAACCACAACCACCACAAACCCATCAGCAAGAACCGTCACAATCGCGGCCGCCACCTGGTCCCGTGATTATATACACAGTATCTCCCAGGATTATCCATACACACCCTAATAACTTCATGACATTGGTCCAACGTCTCACAGGTAAAACCTCCACCTCCACAACATCCTCCTCCTATTCTTCATCTACGTCAGCACCAAAAGACGCGTCAACAATGGTTGATACATCTCATGGGTTGATATCTCCGGCGGCTCGGTTTGCTGTTACAGAGAAGGCTAATATCTCAAACGAACTAGGGACATTTGTTGGAGGCGAAGGGACTATGGATCAATattatcattatcatcatcatcatcatcatcaagaacaacaacatcaaaatcaaggGTTCGAGCGGCCAAGTTTCCACCATGCTGGGATTTTATCGCCGGGACCTAATTCTCTGCCGTCGGTATCACCGGACTTCTTTTCCACTATTGGACCAACCGATCCACAAGGTTTTTCGTCGTTCTTTAATGACTTTAACTCTATCCTTCAGAGTAGTCCATCGAAGATTCAGTCTCCTTCTTCTATGGACCTTTTCAAcaatttctttgattcttga
- a CDS encoding nucleic acid/nucleotide binding protein (nucleotide binding;nucleic acid binding; FUNCTIONS IN: nucleotide binding, nucleic acid binding; INVOLVED IN: biological_process unknown; LOCATED IN: cellular_component unknown; EXPRESSED IN: flower; EXPRESSED DURING: petal differentiation and expansion stage; CONTAINS InterPro DOMAIN/s: RNA recognition motif, RNP-1 (InterPro:IPR000504), Nucleotide-binding, alpha-beta plait (InterPro:IPR012677); BEST Arabidopsis thaliana protein match is: RNA-binding (RRM/RBD/RNP motifs) family protein (TAIR:AT1G76940.1); Has 568 Blast hits to 568 proteins in 134 species: Archae - 0; Bacteria - 0; Metazoa - 270; Fungi - 126; Plants - 140; Viruses - 0; Other Eukaryotes - 32 (source: NCBI BLink).) — translation MADEYWNQQRQYQLPISSNPHVLPPKRPRSDFQGTPYLIPSGDMHSYLSQDEDRGIPHSVKDTRSIGSAYDRYLQSMQTFFVPSEEAGPFNGVGMVRQGGSNMMPGPSMGELMAGCGGSLPSDFRPNGRDMGFGQLDSVGRPGREPHPLPPDVSNTLYVEGLPSNCSRREVSHIFRPFVGYREVRLVTQDSKHRSGDPTVLCFVDFENSACAATALSALQDYRMDEDEPDSKILRLQFFRNPGPRPGQRGGRR, via the exons ATGGCGGATGAGTACTGGAACCAGCAGAGACAGTATCAGCTTCCAATTTCGTCGAACCCTCACGTTCTTCCTCCCAAACGTCCCCGTTCCGACTTCC aAGGTACACCATATTTGATTCCTTCAGGTGATATGCACAGTTATTTATCACAGGATGAGGATCGAGGTATCCCCCATTCAGTAAAGGATACTAGAAGTATTGGATCAGCTTATGACCGCTACCTGCAGAGTATG CAAACGTTTTTTGTGCCATCTGAAGAAGCTGGTCCATTTAATGGTGTTGGCATGGTACGACAAGGAGGTTCCAACATGATGCCTGGTCCGTCCATGGGTGAGCTCATGGCTGGGTGTGGTGGGAGTTTGCCTTCAGATTTCAGGCCAAATGGTCGGGATATGGGTTTTGGTCAGCTGGATTCAGTTGGTAGGCCAGGCCGGGAACCACATCCTCTACCTCCAGATGTATCCAACACTCTGTATGTTGAAGGACTTCCTTCTAATTGCTCAAGAAGGGAAGTATCCC ATATATTTCGGCCTTTTGTGGGATATAGAGAAGTAAGACTTGTGACCCAAGATTCAAAACAC AGGAGTGGAGATCCTACTGTTCtgtgttttgttgattttgaaaacTCTGCCTGTGCAGCAACTGCTCTGAGCGCTTTGCAAG ACTATCGAATGGATGAAGACGAACCCGATTCCAAGATTTTGCGGCTCCAATTTTTCAGAAACCCAGGTCCAAGACCAGGACAGCGTGGAGGAAGAAGGTGA
- a CDS encoding nucleic acid/nucleotide binding protein: protein MYLVYFFFVCHEVHWFIYCHTYQCVILNCLIFLFVEGTPYLIPSGDMHSYLSQDEDRGIPHSVKDTRSIGSAYDRYLQSMQTFFVPSEEAGPFNGVGMVRQGGSNMMPGPSMGELMAGCGGSLPSDFRPNGRDMGFGQLDSVGRPGREPHPLPPDVSNTLYVEGLPSNCSRREVSHIFRPFVGYREVRLVTQDSKHRSGDPTVLCFVDFENSACAATALSALQDYRMDEDEPDSKILRLQFFRNPGPRPGQRGGRR from the exons ATGTATCTTGTGTACTTCTTTTTCGTGTGTCATGAGGTCCACTGGTTTATATATTGCCATACCTATCAATGTGTGATTTTGAATTgtcttatttttctctttgtagaAGGTACACCATATTTGATTCCTTCAGGTGATATGCACAGTTATTTATCACAGGATGAGGATCGAGGTATCCCCCATTCAGTAAAGGATACTAGAAGTATTGGATCAGCTTATGACCGCTACCTGCAGAGTATG CAAACGTTTTTTGTGCCATCTGAAGAAGCTGGTCCATTTAATGGTGTTGGCATGGTACGACAAGGAGGTTCCAACATGATGCCTGGTCCGTCCATGGGTGAGCTCATGGCTGGGTGTGGTGGGAGTTTGCCTTCAGATTTCAGGCCAAATGGTCGGGATATGGGTTTTGGTCAGCTGGATTCAGTTGGTAGGCCAGGCCGGGAACCACATCCTCTACCTCCAGATGTATCCAACACTCTGTATGTTGAAGGACTTCCTTCTAATTGCTCAAGAAGGGAAGTATCCC ATATATTTCGGCCTTTTGTGGGATATAGAGAAGTAAGACTTGTGACCCAAGATTCAAAACAC AGGAGTGGAGATCCTACTGTTCtgtgttttgttgattttgaaaacTCTGCCTGTGCAGCAACTGCTCTGAGCGCTTTGCAAG ACTATCGAATGGATGAAGACGAACCCGATTCCAAGATTTTGCGGCTCCAATTTTTCAGAAACCCAGGTCCAAGACCAGGACAGCGTGGAGGAAGAAGGTGA
- a CDS encoding Thioredoxin superfamily protein (Thioredoxin superfamily protein; FUNCTIONS IN: oxidoreductase activity, antioxidant activity; INVOLVED IN: cell redox homeostasis; LOCATED IN: chloroplast; EXPRESSED IN: 22 plant structures; EXPRESSED DURING: 13 growth stages; CONTAINS InterPro DOMAIN/s: Thioredoxin fold (InterPro:IPR012335), Alkyl hydroperoxide reductase/ Thiol specific antioxidant/ Mal allergen (InterPro:IPR000866), Thioredoxin-like (InterPro:IPR017936), Thioredoxin-like fold (InterPro:IPR012336); Has 35333 Blast hits to 34131 proteins in 2444 species: Archae - 798; Bacteria - 22429; Metazoa - 974; Fungi - 991; Plants - 531; Viruses - 0; Other Eukaryotes - 9610 (source: NCBI BLink).) has translation MAASTVVTTVTHGASSILPSRTALAVSSRRFSSFSPSRLDFSNLRRRVNAPSPRRLVVRAARTESAGVKLGARAPNFELPEPLTGNLWKLEDFELYPSLLVMFICNHCPFVIHLKKDIVKLCNFYMKKGLAVVAISSNSVVTHPQDGPEFMAEDAKVFKYPFPYLYDESQEVAREFGAVCTPEFFLYKKDGRRPFELVYHGQFDDSRPSSNSPVTGRDLSLAIDLSLSCQPIPSNQKPSVGCSIKWHPETKS, from the exons ATGGCTGCCTCCACCGTCGTAACCACCGTGACACACGGAGCTTCATCTATACTTCCTTCACGAACTGCATTAGCAGTCTCTTCCCGGAGGTTTTCTTCATTCTCGCCGTCGAGGTTGGACTTCAGTAATCTGCGGCGGAGAGTCAATGCACCATCGCCGAGGCGCCTCGTGGTTCGCGCCGCTAGAACTGAGTCAGCCGGAGTAAAACTGGGAGCTAGAGCTCCCAATTTTGAG CTTCCGGAGCCGCTCACTGGAAACTTATGGAAATTAGAAGATTTTGAACTGTATCCGTCTCTACTG GTAATGTTCATCTGCAATCATTGCCCGTTTGTGattcatttaaaaaaagacattGTAAAGCTATGCAATTTCTATATGAAG AAAGGTCTTGCTGTTGTTGCAATATCTTCAAATTCTGTGGTAACTCATCCTCAG GATGGGCCTGAGTTCATGGCAGAGGATGcaaaagttttcaaatacCCATTTCCTTACTTATATGATGAG TCACAAGAGGTTGCAAGAgaatttggagctgtttgTACACCTGAGTTTTTCTTGTATAAGAAG GATGGTCGTAGACCATTTGAGCTGGTCTATCATGGTCAATTTGATGATTCCCGGCCTAGCAGTAACTCACCAGTAACCGGGAG GGATCTAAGCCTGGCGATTGATCTTTCCCTTAGCTGTCAACCAATACCATCAAATCAAAAGCCAAG TGTTGGTTGCAGCATAAAGTGGCACCCAGAAACAAAGTCATGA
- a CDS encoding nucleic acid/nucleotide binding protein — protein sequence MDNRSPRSRGNMGPKPTPLKVRGDSHKIIKKPPLAPPHPQPQPPQTHQQEPSQSRPPPGPVNIYTVTPRIIHTHPNNFMTLVQRLTGQTSTSTTSSSSSSSTSEPKDTSTMVDTSHGLISPAARFAVTEKANISNELGTFVGGEGTMDQYYHHHHQEQPHQNRGFERPSFHHAGILSPGPYSLPSVSPDFFSTIGPTDPQEGTPYLIPSGDMHSYLSQDEDRGIPHSVKDTRSIGSAYDRYLQSMQTFFVPSEEAGPFNGVGMVRQGGSNMMPGPSMGELMAGCGGSLPSDFRPNGRDMGFGQLDSVGRPGREPHPLPPDVSNTLYVEGLPSNCSRREVSRILPNDSLQLLISSLKNV from the exons ATGGATAATAGATCGCCAAGATCAAGAGGAAACATGGGTCCGAAACCAACACCACTGAAAGTCCGTGGAGATTCGCACAAGATTATCAAGAAGCCACCACTAGCGCCGCCACACCCGCAACCACAACCACCACAAACCCATCAGCAAGAACCGTCGCAATCTCGGCCCCCACCTGGTCCCGTGAACATATACACAGTAACTCCCAGAATTATCCATACACACCCTAATAACTTCATGACATTGGTCCAACGTCTCACAGGTCAAACCTCTACCTCCACAacatcatcctcctcctcttcatcCACGTCGGAACCAAAAGACACGTCAACAATGGTTGATACATCTCATGGGTTGATATCTCCGGCGGCTCGGTTTGCTGTTACAGAGAAGGCTAATATCTCAAACGAACTAGGGACATTTGTTGGAGGCGAAGGGACTATGGATCaatattatcatcatcatcatcaagaacaacCACATCAAAATCGAGGGTTCGAGCGGCCAAGTTTTCACCATGCTGGGATTTTATCGCCGGGACCTTATTCTCTGCCGTCGGTATCACCGGACTTCTTTTCCACTATTGGACCAACCGATCCACAAG aAGGTACACCATATTTGATTCCTTCAGGTGATATGCACAGTTATTTATCACAGGATGAGGATCGAGGTATCCCCCATTCAGTAAAGGATACTAGAAGTATTGGATCAGCTTATGACCGCTACCTGCAGAGTATG CAAACGTTTTTTGTGCCATCTGAAGAAGCTGGTCCATTTAATGGTGTTGGCATGGTACGACAAGGAGGTTCCAACATGATGCCTGGTCCGTCCATGGGTGAGCTCATGGCTGGGTGTGGTGGGAGTTTGCCTTCAGATTTCAGGCCAAATGGTCGGGATATGGGTTTTGGTCAGCTGGATTCAGTTGGTAGGCCAGGCCGGGAACCACATCCTCTACCTCCAGATGTATCCAACACTCTGTATGTTGAAGGACTTCCTTCTAATTGCTCAAGAAGGGAAGTATCCCGTATCCTACCTAATGACTCattacaattattaatttcctCACTTAAGAATGTTTGA
- a CDS encoding Thioredoxin superfamily protein, with protein MAPVELKKSPETTMAASTVVTTVTHGASSILPSRTALAVSSRRFSSFSPSRLDFSNLRRRVNAPSPRRLVVRAARTESAGVKLGARAPNFELPEPLTGNLWKLEDFELYPSLLVMFICNHCPFVIHLKKDIVKLCNFYMKKGLAVVAISSNSVVTHPQDGPEFMAEDAKVFKYPFPYLYDESQEVAREFGAVCTPEFFLYKKDGRRPFELVYHGQFDDSRPSSNSPVTGRDLSLAIDLSLSCQPIPSNQKPSVGCSIKWHPETKS; from the exons ATGGCTCCGGtagaattgaagaaatcaCCAGAGACTACAATGGCTGCCTCCACCGTCGTAACCACCGTGACACACGGAGCTTCATCTATACTTCCTTCACGAACTGCATTAGCAGTCTCTTCCCGGAGGTTTTCTTCATTCTCGCCGTCGAGGTTGGACTTCAGTAATCTGCGGCGGAGAGTCAATGCACCATCGCCGAGGCGCCTCGTGGTTCGCGCCGCTAGAACTGAGTCAGCCGGAGTAAAACTGGGAGCTAGAGCTCCCAATTTTGAG CTTCCGGAGCCGCTCACTGGAAACTTATGGAAATTAGAAGATTTTGAACTGTATCCGTCTCTACTG GTAATGTTCATCTGCAATCATTGCCCGTTTGTGattcatttaaaaaaagacattGTAAAGCTATGCAATTTCTATATGAAG AAAGGTCTTGCTGTTGTTGCAATATCTTCAAATTCTGTGGTAACTCATCCTCAG GATGGGCCTGAGTTCATGGCAGAGGATGcaaaagttttcaaatacCCATTTCCTTACTTATATGATGAG TCACAAGAGGTTGCAAGAgaatttggagctgtttgTACACCTGAGTTTTTCTTGTATAAGAAG GATGGTCGTAGACCATTTGAGCTGGTCTATCATGGTCAATTTGATGATTCCCGGCCTAGCAGTAACTCACCAGTAACCGGGAG GGATCTAAGCCTGGCGATTGATCTTTCCCTTAGCTGTCAACCAATACCATCAAATCAAAAGCCAAG TGTTGGTTGCAGCATAAAGTGGCACCCAGAAACAAAGTCATGA
- a CDS encoding Dof-type zinc finger DNA-binding family protein (Dof-type zinc finger DNA-binding family protein; CONTAINS InterPro DOMAIN/s: Zinc finger, Dof-type (InterPro:IPR003851); BEST Arabidopsis thaliana protein match is: Dof-type zinc finger DNA-binding family protein (TAIR:AT3G52440.1); Has 1085 Blast hits to 1080 proteins in 56 species: Archae - 0; Bacteria - 0; Metazoa - 0; Fungi - 0; Plants - 1080; Viruses - 0; Other Eukaryotes - 5 (source: NCBI BLink).) yields MLPYIGHNSYQQHQFPLPEMEIPEKWKLSYEQEAITAPACPRCASSNTKFCYYNNYSLSQPRYFCKGCRRYWTKGGSLRNIPVGGGCRKRSRSRQNSHKRFGRNENRPDGLINQDDGFQSSPPGSDIDLAAVFAQYVTDRSPSSTDNTTGSDQDSPITTTTHALESLSWDICQETDVDLGFYGEFNNLTQKTKEDQEVFGQFLQEDREEIFEFQGLLDDKEIQEILECSFSEEPDQLVSQGSFMINGDNWSSTDLTRFGI; encoded by the coding sequence ATGTTGCCGTACATTGGACACAACAGCTACCAGCAGCACCAGTTTCCGTTGCCGGAGATGGAAATTCCGGAGAAGTGGAAGCTTTCTTACGAACAAGAGGCTATTACTGCTCCGGCTTGTCCTCGTTGTGCATCGTCCAACACCAAGTTTTGTTATTACAACAACTACAGCTTGTCTCAGCCTAGATACTTCTGCAAGGGTTGCCGTCGTTACTGGACGAAAGGCGGTTCTCTCCGCAACATTCCTGTAGGTGGAGGCTGTCGCAAGAGAAGTCGAAGCAGACAGAACAGTCACAAAAGGTTTGGCCGGAACGAGAATCGGCCAGATGGTCTTATTAACCAAGATGATGGATTCCAGTCCAGCCCTCCTGGTTCTGATATTGATTTGGCTGCGGTTTTCGCACAATATGTGACTGATCGGAGCCCTTCTAGTACAGATAATACTACTGGATCCGATCAAGATTCACCGATAACAACAACCACTCATGCTTTAGAATCTTTGAGTTGGGATATCTGCCAAGAAACTGATGTGGATCTTGGATTCTACGGGGAATTCAATAATCTAACTCAGAAGACCAAAGAGGATCAAGAAGTATTTGGTCAGTTTCTCCAAGAAGATCGAGAGGAGATCTTCGAGTTCCAGGGTTTACTCGATGACAAAGAGATTCAAGAGATCCTGGAATGCTCATTCTCAGAGGAGCCAGACCAGTTAGTTTCTCAGGGGAGCTTCATGATCAATGGTGATAACTGGAGTTCAACAGATCTTACCAGGTTCGGGATTTGA
- a CDS encoding dual specificity kinase (unknown protein; Has 1 Blast hits to 1 proteins in 1 species: Archae - 0; Bacteria - 0; Metazoa - 0; Fungi - 0; Plants - 1; Viruses - 0; Other Eukaryotes - 0 (source: NCBI BLink).) yields the protein MSPTSMYIAWGWKDIIPQLPALIHAFQTSEMNTPKMRRLCKFTALPEAMNNIGDRSDVYSFRIFLGTIITVKVSYETLDRLTARHTSLRCYRVACLRIKYAYYTNNNASPGHSFNIKLNIDTGVKGSI from the exons ATGTCACCTACTAGTATGTACATAGCTTGGGGTTGGAAAGATATCATTCCCCAATTGCCTGCTCTCATTCATGCTTTTCAAACATCGGAGATGAACACTCCCAAAATGAGAAGGTTGTGCAAATTTACAGCACTACCAGAA GCAATGAATAACATAGGCGACAGATCAGATGTTTACAGTTTCAGAATTTTTCTTGGTACTATAATAACGGTTAAGGTTTCATATGAGACTTTGGATAGATTAACGGCTAGACACACAAGCCTTAGGTGTTATCGGG TCGCTTGTCTCAGAATTAAATACGCCTACTACACCAACAACAACGCCTCTCCTGGTCACTCCTTCAACATCAAACTCAACATCGACACTGGTGTTAAGGGATCAATTTGA
- a CDS encoding nucleic acid/nucleotide binding protein, producing the protein MHSYLSQDEDRGIPHSVKDTRSIGSAYDRYLQSMQTFFVPSEEAGPFNGVGMVRQGGSNMMPGPSMGELMAGCGGSLPSDFRPNGRDMGFGQLDSVGRPGREPHPLPPDVSNTLYVEGLPSNCSRREVSHIFRPFVGYREVRLVTQDSKHRSGDPTVLCFVDFENSACAATALSALQDYRMDEDEPDSKILRLQFFRNPGPRPGQRGGRR; encoded by the exons ATGCACAGTTATTTATCACAGGATGAGGATCGAGGTATCCCCCATTCAGTAAAGGATACTAGAAGTATTGGATCAGCTTATGACCGCTACCTGCAGAGTATG CAAACGTTTTTTGTGCCATCTGAAGAAGCTGGTCCATTTAATGGTGTTGGCATGGTACGACAAGGAGGTTCCAACATGATGCCTGGTCCGTCCATGGGTGAGCTCATGGCTGGGTGTGGTGGGAGTTTGCCTTCAGATTTCAGGCCAAATGGTCGGGATATGGGTTTTGGTCAGCTGGATTCAGTTGGTAGGCCAGGCCGGGAACCACATCCTCTACCTCCAGATGTATCCAACACTCTGTATGTTGAAGGACTTCCTTCTAATTGCTCAAGAAGGGAAGTATCCC ATATATTTCGGCCTTTTGTGGGATATAGAGAAGTAAGACTTGTGACCCAAGATTCAAAACAC AGGAGTGGAGATCCTACTGTTCtgtgttttgttgattttgaaaacTCTGCCTGTGCAGCAACTGCTCTGAGCGCTTTGCAAG ACTATCGAATGGATGAAGACGAACCCGATTCCAAGATTTTGCGGCTCCAATTTTTCAGAAACCCAGGTCCAAGACCAGGACAGCGTGGAGGAAGAAGGTGA